The genome window TGATGGCGCTGGCCTTCGTTGGTGGCACGATGAACCTGATCTGGATGGGCCTTGCCACGGTCCTGATGGTGTCTGAAAAACTGCCCCGGATGTCGCGCATGGTCGTGCGGCCCCTGGGCGTTGTTCATATTGCGGCGGGGCTGGGTGTGCTCAGCACCGCGTTTTTCTGAAAGGGACCCGAATGGTTAAGACCCGCGAAAAAATCGCTTCGGACCGCATCCATGTCCAGCAGCGGATTGACGCCCGCATGGACCCGCGCCGCCGCCGCGAGGAACCGACCGACTGGGCCATCAAGGGAGAGTTGTTCCTGAATTGCTCATGCGAGGTGTTCTGCCCCTGCGTCGTCTCATTGGGCAAGCACAAGCCGACCGAGGGGCATTGCCACGCCTGGATGGCCATCGCGATTGATGAAGGGCATTACGAGGGCGAGGATATGTCCGGCCTCAACATCGGCCTGATGGTCGAGATTCCGGGTCGGATGGCCGAAGGCGATTGGCGCGTTGCCGCCTATATCGACGAACGGGCCAGTCAGAAGGCCTATAACGGGTTGCTGAAAATCCTGTCCGGAACGGCAGGCGGCACCACGGGGCTGTTCACCAAGCTGGTCAGCACCATCATCGGCGCCGAACGCGCGCCCGTGCAGATTGAGCGTGACGGGATGCGCCGCGCGATCACAGTGGGTCGCAAAATTCAGGGCGAGATTGAGATGGTCATGGGCGCAGATCGCGAAACCCCGGTGATCGTGAAAAACACGAAATACTGGATGGGTCCCGATGTGGTGGTGGCCAAGGGCACCAAAAGCCGCCTGCGAGACTATGGCCGGGTCTGGGACTTTGACGGCAAGTCGGGCGAGGTTTGCGCCATCGACTGGTCCGGGCCGGGCCGCTGATGCCGGGTGACCTGCTGGTCTGGCAGGCCGCGTCAGCCTATAAGTCGGCGGACTTCGGGGTGAGTATCGTATTTGGCGCGGTTGAGACACCGCACAGGGATGCCGCAACGACGTTGCCTTTGGGGACGCCGGACGGTGCGCGGGATGCGCTGACCCCGCAAAAATTCAGGATTTAGAGAAGGTTACGACCAATGTTCAATGCGCTGATTGTGGAAAAGAATGACGAGGGCAAGACCAACGCCTCGGTCCAGCAGATCGACCTGTCGCGCCTGCCTGAAGGCGAGGTGACGGTTGCGGTCGAGTATTCCACGGTCAACTACAAGGACGGGTTGTGCATTGGCCCCGGTGGCGGCCTGGTGCGGAACTATCCGCATGTTCCGGGCATCGACCTTGCCGGAACGGTCGAGGCCAGCGACGATGATCGTTACAGCCCCGGCGACAAGGTCGTCCTGACCGGCTGGCGCGTGGGCGAGGCGCATTGGGGCGGATATGCGCAAAAAGCGCGAGTCAGGGCGGACTGGCTGGTGCCGCTGCCCGCTGGGCTGGATACAAGGCAGGCGATGGCCGTGGGGACTGCCGGGTTCACCGCGATGCTGGCGGTCATGGCGCTGGAAGACCACGGGCTGACGCCGGATCAGGGTGAAGTTTTGGTAACCGGCGCGGCGGGCGGGGTCGGCTCGGTCGCGACGGCGATCCTGGCCAACCTTGGCTATCAGGTGGCGGGCGTCACCGGGCGACCCGAGACGGCTGAGTATCTGACCGACCTTGGCGCTGCAAAGATCGTTGCCCGCGATGAGATCAACGAGGTGGTCAAGCGCCCGTTGGAGGCCGAAACCTGGGCGGGCTGCGTTGATGCGGTCGGTGGCGCGATGCTGGCGCGGGTGCTGGGGCAGATGAAATTCGGCGCCTCGGTCGCCGCCGTGGGCCTGGCCGGGGGGGCGGCGCTGCCTGCAACGGTTATCCCGTTCCTGCTGCGCGGCGTGAACCTTTTGGGCATCG of Paracoccaceae bacterium contains these proteins:
- a CDS encoding DUF1326 domain-containing protein — its product is MVKTREKIASDRIHVQQRIDARMDPRRRREEPTDWAIKGELFLNCSCEVFCPCVVSLGKHKPTEGHCHAWMAIAIDEGHYEGEDMSGLNIGLMVEIPGRMAEGDWRVAAYIDERASQKAYNGLLKILSGTAGGTTGLFTKLVSTIIGAERAPVQIERDGMRRAITVGRKIQGEIEMVMGADRETPVIVKNTKYWMGPDVVVAKGTKSRLRDYGRVWDFDGKSGEVCAIDWSGPGR
- a CDS encoding acryloyl-CoA reductase is translated as MFNALIVEKNDEGKTNASVQQIDLSRLPEGEVTVAVEYSTVNYKDGLCIGPGGGLVRNYPHVPGIDLAGTVEASDDDRYSPGDKVVLTGWRVGEAHWGGYAQKARVRADWLVPLPAGLDTRQAMAVGTAGFTAMLAVMALEDHGLTPDQGEVLVTGAAGGVGSVATAILANLGYQVAGVTGRPETAEYLTDLGAAKIVARDEINEVVKRPLEAETWAGCVDAVGGAMLARVLGQMKFGASVAAVGLAGGAALPATVIPFLLRGVNLLGIDSVMQPYDNRVRAWNRIARDLPMHKLEAMVAPATLSDLPRLGDEILKGQVRGRVVVDVNA